The proteins below come from a single Parazoarcus communis genomic window:
- a CDS encoding ABC transporter substrate-binding protein: MRPPGVLLWLLAAALMLGGGHVRAGGEIAVVMRTADDAHRETLAAIRDTLQTPLPGLQVNEIDISATAKARLAEASVIVSLGSHAAHVVADCQLSKPVIHSLLSESAWQSLPAHHYGAGRPSAILLDQPATRQVALLELALPDWRRVALLAGPQTGPTQRQLTTAAKAAQFEVREATVSSERELFPALQRVLREPAVLIVTPDSRIFNGYTVQNVLLTAYRHRSPVLGFSAAYVRAGALLGLYSTPAQIGQQTADMILRLLDGQSLPPTQVPQAFEVAVNTNVARSLGISLDSAQALTAALARQEAGGR, encoded by the coding sequence ATGCGACCTCCCGGCGTACTGCTCTGGCTGCTTGCCGCCGCGCTGATGCTGGGCGGCGGACATGTGCGCGCGGGAGGTGAGATTGCTGTCGTCATGCGCACGGCCGATGACGCGCATCGCGAGACCCTTGCAGCGATCAGGGACACCTTGCAGACCCCGCTGCCCGGTCTGCAGGTCAACGAGATCGATATTTCGGCGACCGCCAAGGCACGCCTTGCTGAGGCCAGCGTCATCGTCAGCCTCGGCTCGCATGCGGCACACGTCGTGGCCGACTGCCAGCTTTCCAAGCCGGTCATTCACAGCCTGTTGTCCGAAAGTGCATGGCAAAGCCTGCCCGCGCACCACTACGGCGCGGGACGTCCATCGGCGATCCTGCTGGATCAGCCCGCAACGCGCCAGGTGGCACTGCTAGAATTGGCCCTTCCCGACTGGCGGCGTGTCGCGCTGCTTGCCGGACCCCAGACAGGACCGACGCAACGACAATTGACGACTGCGGCAAAAGCCGCGCAGTTTGAGGTTAGAGAGGCTACCGTCAGTTCCGAGCGTGAGCTTTTTCCCGCGCTGCAGCGGGTGCTGCGAGAGCCGGCAGTCCTGATCGTCACCCCCGATTCACGCATTTTCAACGGCTATACCGTGCAGAACGTGCTCCTGACCGCCTACCGCCATCGTTCTCCCGTGCTTGGTTTTTCCGCCGCCTACGTGCGAGCCGGCGCATTGCTTGGCCTGTATTCGACACCAGCCCAGATCGGACAGCAGACGGCCGACATGATCCTGCGCCTGCTGGACGGCCAGTCCCTTCCCCCGACGCAAGTGCCGCAAGCGTTCGAGGTCGCGGTTAACACCAACGTCGCCCGCTCCCTCGGCATCTCGCTCGACAGTGCCCAGGCGCTGACCGCCGCCCTGGCCCGGCAGGAGGCAGGAGGCCGATGA
- a CDS encoding response regulator, translated as MNKRWGIRARVMLAAVLPVLVLAVVLTVYSTRSRLADLDEALSARGRAVARQLAAASEYAVFSGNRDALQQITSAVLSEDDIAGISIVNNVGEILARSGMLDGQLPPLPSSPASGPLRLVKGPTLRLIEPIRPSRLELDDGFAAITPGVAAQLGEEPLGSVVVEISLRRLQRQRDDLLWTSAGSVLLVMIGSILLATRLSRGVSVPIREVAETVTRIGQGQLQERVPVLGGGSLATLAEGVNEMAARLAGAHDELVRKVEEATSEMRARKEEAERANLAKSRFLAAASHDLRQPMHALGLFVSELAQHTHAPESRRLVQRIAASAEAMDNLLDSLLDISKLDAGVLHPNPRPFALQPVLERIAAEQRPAAEERELRLKARPTSCWTYTDPVLFERIITNLVSNAIRYTASGSILIACRKRGDKVRIEVRDSGVGIPAESHDAIFQEFIQLDNAERARVKGLGLGLAIVRRLAALLGHDLSLRSTPGIGSVFAIEMQSAAPEHELELSAQARTPGDLKGLHVALVDDDPLARAGMESLLRSWGCRMMSAESPEVLLKMMTLSTSPLDLMVSDFRLHGEHHGIDVIHAARSKLGPGLPAILISGDTGAETLRLAQQAGIPLLHKPVRPARLRALIHRLIGNN; from the coding sequence ATGAACAAGCGCTGGGGCATCCGTGCACGGGTGATGCTGGCAGCCGTGCTGCCGGTACTCGTACTGGCGGTGGTTCTGACCGTGTATTCCACGCGCTCGCGTCTGGCCGACCTCGACGAAGCCCTGAGCGCACGTGGCCGGGCCGTCGCCCGTCAGCTGGCTGCGGCAAGCGAGTACGCGGTTTTCTCGGGCAACCGCGACGCGCTGCAGCAGATTACCAGTGCCGTGCTGTCCGAAGACGACATCGCTGGCATCAGCATCGTCAATAACGTCGGCGAGATTCTCGCCCGCAGCGGCATGCTCGACGGCCAGCTTCCACCCTTGCCGTCGAGCCCGGCGAGCGGTCCCCTGCGTCTGGTCAAGGGGCCGACCTTGCGTCTGATCGAGCCCATTCGTCCCAGCCGCCTTGAGCTCGACGACGGATTTGCGGCCATCACCCCTGGCGTAGCCGCTCAGTTGGGCGAAGAGCCGCTGGGCAGCGTAGTGGTGGAAATCTCGCTGCGCCGGCTGCAGCGTCAGCGCGACGATCTGCTCTGGACCAGCGCAGGCTCGGTGCTGCTGGTGATGATCGGGAGCATCCTGCTGGCGACACGACTCAGCCGGGGCGTCAGCGTGCCCATCCGCGAGGTGGCTGAAACCGTCACCCGCATCGGGCAGGGCCAACTCCAGGAGCGCGTTCCCGTCCTCGGCGGCGGCAGCCTCGCCACGCTGGCCGAAGGCGTCAATGAAATGGCGGCGCGCCTGGCCGGCGCGCACGACGAGCTGGTGCGCAAGGTCGAAGAGGCCACATCCGAGATGCGCGCACGCAAGGAAGAAGCAGAACGCGCCAATCTGGCCAAGTCACGCTTTCTGGCTGCGGCCAGTCACGACCTGCGTCAGCCGATGCACGCACTGGGCCTGTTCGTGTCGGAGCTTGCGCAGCACACACATGCGCCCGAGAGCCGGCGTCTCGTGCAGCGCATTGCCGCTTCCGCAGAGGCCATGGACAACCTGCTCGACAGTCTGCTCGACATCTCCAAGCTCGACGCCGGCGTGCTCCATCCCAATCCGCGGCCGTTTGCGCTTCAGCCCGTTCTCGAACGCATTGCCGCCGAGCAACGGCCGGCGGCCGAAGAGCGCGAACTGCGCCTGAAGGCGCGCCCGACAAGCTGCTGGACGTACACCGACCCGGTGCTGTTCGAGCGCATCATCACCAACCTCGTGAGCAATGCCATCCGCTATACGGCCAGCGGCAGCATTCTGATCGCCTGCCGCAAGCGCGGTGACAAGGTACGCATCGAGGTACGCGACAGCGGCGTGGGCATCCCTGCGGAATCGCATGACGCCATTTTTCAGGAGTTCATCCAGCTCGACAATGCGGAGCGTGCCCGGGTCAAGGGACTCGGACTTGGCCTTGCGATCGTGCGCCGGCTCGCGGCACTGCTGGGTCACGACCTCTCACTGCGCTCGACCCCTGGCATCGGATCGGTGTTTGCGATCGAGATGCAGTCCGCAGCCCCGGAGCACGAACTTGAACTGTCCGCTCAGGCCCGCACGCCGGGGGATCTGAAGGGGCTTCACGTCGCACTCGTGGACGACGACCCCCTCGCACGCGCCGGCATGGAAAGCCTGCTGCGTTCCTGGGGATGCAGGATGATGTCCGCCGAATCACCGGAAGTCCTGCTCAAGATGATGACGCTCAGCACCTCCCCACTCGATCTGATGGTCAGCGACTTCCGCCTGCACGGCGAGCACCACGGCATCGACGTCATCCATGCCGCACGCAGCAAACTCGGGCCGGGACTGCCCGCCATCCTCATCAGCGGAGACACCGGCGCCGAAACCCTGCGTCTCGCCCAGCAGGCGGGCATCCCCCTGCTGCACAAGCCCGTGCGACCGGCCCGCCTGCGCGCACTCATTCACCGGCTCATCGGCAACAACTAA
- a CDS encoding phenylacetate--CoA ligase family protein, translated as MSHYDDREIRDPAERERDLFARLPAQIAHAQSSAPAFAASLKGIDPATVTSREALARLPVIRKSELLEQQKRARPFGGFSAVRWGAACKRVFSSPGPLYEPEGARPDYYRLARALYAAGFREGDLVHNTFAYHFTPAGSMMETAAHALGCTVFPAGVGQTELQLAAMADLQPNAYVGTPSFLRILLDKADEIGVKPTFTKAFVSGEAFPPSIRDAFAARGVRASQAYATADIGLIAYETPGGEGMVVGEDIVLEIVRPGTGDPVPDGEVGEVVVTTFNPDYPLIRFGTGDLSAIMPGTSTCGRTNVRIKGWMGRADQTTKVKGMFVHPGQIADVVRRHPEIGRGRLVVDNPELNDRMTLHCESTVGGDTLAANIAASIRELTKLRGEVSFCAPGSLANDGKLIDDIRKYD; from the coding sequence ATGAGCCATTACGATGACAGAGAGATTCGCGATCCAGCAGAGCGCGAGCGCGACCTGTTCGCGCGGCTGCCTGCGCAGATCGCTCACGCACAGTCCAGCGCTCCGGCGTTCGCGGCGAGCCTGAAGGGGATCGATCCCGCAACGGTGACGAGTCGCGAGGCGCTCGCCCGGCTGCCGGTGATCCGCAAGTCCGAACTGCTCGAGCAGCAGAAGCGCGCCAGGCCCTTCGGCGGTTTTTCCGCGGTGCGCTGGGGCGCGGCCTGCAAGCGCGTGTTTTCGTCTCCCGGGCCGCTGTACGAACCGGAGGGCGCACGCCCCGACTATTACCGGCTGGCACGCGCACTGTATGCGGCAGGCTTTCGCGAAGGCGACCTGGTGCACAATACTTTCGCCTATCACTTCACCCCGGCGGGATCGATGATGGAGACGGCGGCCCATGCGCTTGGCTGCACCGTGTTTCCTGCTGGCGTCGGACAGACGGAACTGCAGCTTGCTGCAATGGCGGACCTGCAGCCCAATGCCTACGTCGGGACACCGTCTTTCCTGCGCATCCTGCTCGACAAGGCTGATGAGATCGGGGTGAAGCCCACGTTCACCAAGGCCTTCGTCTCGGGTGAAGCCTTTCCGCCCAGCATCCGCGACGCCTTTGCCGCGCGCGGCGTTCGCGCCAGCCAGGCCTATGCTACCGCCGACATCGGGCTGATTGCATACGAGACGCCGGGTGGCGAGGGCATGGTGGTCGGTGAGGACATCGTGCTCGAAATCGTTCGCCCCGGCACCGGCGACCCGGTGCCAGACGGCGAAGTCGGCGAGGTGGTGGTGACGACCTTCAATCCGGACTATCCGTTGATCCGTTTCGGCACTGGCGATCTGTCGGCAATCATGCCTGGCACGTCCACTTGCGGCCGCACCAATGTTCGCATCAAGGGCTGGATGGGGCGGGCGGACCAGACCACCAAGGTCAAGGGCATGTTCGTGCACCCGGGGCAGATTGCTGATGTTGTCCGGCGCCATCCCGAGATCGGTCGTGGACGCCTGGTGGTCGACAATCCGGAGCTCAACGACCGCATGACGCTGCACTGTGAGAGCACGGTTGGCGGTGATACGCTTGCGGCGAATATTGCTGCGAGTATTCGCGAACTGACCAAGCTGCGCGGTGAGGTGAGCTTTTGTGCGCCCGGCAGTCTGGCCAACGATGGCAAGCTCATCGACGATATTCGCAAGTACGACTAG
- a CDS encoding CaiB/BaiF CoA transferase family protein: MQTQPLSGLRILDLTRLLPGPLATQHLADYGAEVIKIEDTGAGDYARTMGAMAGDSSYFYQVVNRNKQSLRLDLKQEAGRAVFLRLVETADAVVEGFRPGVMDKLGLGYAQLAEINPRLVFCSITGYGQTGPYALRAGHDINYIGYAGVLDQIGVAGGAPAISNLQIGDLLGGTMAAVVGMLVALLDARSSGRGRHVDVAMTDAALAHAIFPLVEVLAQGAVRPRGEDLLTGGVPCYGVYETADGRHMAVGALEEKFWYLLCDTLGRPDLKPAHLDTGAAGAAARDELSVIFRGRSQHDWSTLFDQIDCCVTPVLRLEESLSNPQVQARGMVVEVGGVRQFGPPVKLSGHVPPAPSPAPGAGADTDALLSGLGLDSEEIRRLRDAGVI, from the coding sequence ATGCAAACTCAACCTCTGTCCGGCCTGCGCATCCTCGACCTCACCCGGCTTCTGCCCGGCCCGCTGGCAACCCAGCATCTGGCGGATTACGGTGCCGAGGTCATCAAGATCGAGGATACCGGTGCGGGCGATTACGCCCGCACGATGGGTGCAATGGCCGGCGACAGCAGCTATTTCTATCAGGTGGTCAATCGCAACAAGCAGAGCTTGCGCCTCGATCTCAAACAGGAGGCCGGCCGGGCCGTGTTCCTGCGCCTGGTGGAGACGGCCGATGCCGTGGTCGAGGGCTTTCGGCCCGGGGTCATGGACAAGCTTGGACTCGGCTACGCACAACTGGCAGAGATCAATCCGCGTCTGGTGTTCTGCAGCATCACGGGTTACGGGCAGACCGGGCCCTATGCGCTCCGGGCGGGCCACGATATCAACTATATCGGCTACGCCGGCGTGCTCGACCAGATTGGCGTGGCCGGGGGCGCACCGGCGATCTCCAATCTGCAGATCGGCGATCTGCTGGGGGGAACGATGGCGGCCGTGGTCGGCATGCTGGTTGCGCTGCTGGACGCGCGCAGCAGCGGGCGTGGCCGTCACGTCGATGTGGCAATGACCGATGCCGCGCTCGCGCACGCAATCTTTCCGCTGGTCGAGGTCTTGGCGCAGGGTGCCGTGCGTCCGCGCGGAGAGGATCTGCTAACGGGCGGTGTGCCGTGTTATGGCGTGTATGAAACCGCAGATGGTCGCCACATGGCGGTCGGTGCGCTGGAGGAAAAGTTCTGGTACTTGCTGTGCGACACCCTGGGAAGGCCCGATCTCAAGCCCGCGCATCTCGATACCGGTGCGGCCGGCGCTGCTGCACGCGACGAACTGTCGGTGATTTTTCGCGGTCGCAGCCAGCACGACTGGAGCACTCTGTTCGACCAGATCGATTGCTGCGTGACCCCGGTGCTGCGCCTTGAGGAGAGCCTGTCGAACCCGCAGGTACAGGCACGCGGCATGGTTGTGGAGGTTGGCGGTGTGCGCCAGTTCGGCCCGCCGGTGAAACTGTCCGGCCATGTGCCGCCCGCACCGTCACCCGCGCCGGGCGCAGGCGCGGATACCGACGCGTTGCTGTCGGGTCTGGGTTTGGATAGCGAAGAAATCCGGCGCCTGCGAGACGCAGGCGTGATTTGA
- a CDS encoding PhaM family polyhydroxyalkanoate granule multifunctional regulatory protein, whose amino-acid sequence MSNDQAAQDPLEFVRGMWSNMGFNLPGMVTPTLDVDELDKRIADMRAVEGWLKMNLNMLQISIQGLDMQRATIAAVKAMSQQARESTDPASSGENNPFASAAAMWPWSMMTQAAPESTETDDKPAESKPRTRRKAAEK is encoded by the coding sequence ATGTCAAACGATCAGGCAGCACAAGACCCGCTCGAATTCGTGCGTGGCATGTGGAGCAACATGGGTTTCAACCTGCCCGGAATGGTGACGCCGACGCTGGACGTTGACGAACTCGACAAGCGCATCGCCGACATGCGGGCGGTCGAGGGCTGGCTGAAGATGAACCTGAACATGCTGCAGATCTCGATCCAGGGGCTGGACATGCAGCGCGCAACCATCGCTGCAGTGAAGGCCATGAGCCAGCAGGCGCGCGAAAGCACTGACCCGGCATCCAGCGGCGAGAACAACCCCTTTGCCTCTGCCGCCGCGATGTGGCCGTGGAGCATGATGACCCAGGCCGCGCCGGAAAGCACCGAGACGGACGACAAGCCGGCAGAAAGCAAGCCTCGTACGCGGCGCAAGGCGGCTGAAAAGTAA
- a CDS encoding ABC transporter ATP-binding protein, with protein sequence MTNAATANAASAAPYLSINNVEVIYDHVILVLKGVSLQVEKGSIVALLGANGAGKSTTLKSISNLLGAERGDVTKGSIEFKGQRVDQMTPNDLVKRGVIQVMEGRHCFGHLTIEENLLTGAYTRSISRAELKDSLEKVYHYFPRLKTRRSSQAGYTSGGEQQMCAIGRALMAKPEMILLDEPSMGLAPQIVEEIFEIVKDLNSKEQVSFLLAEQNTMVALRYADFGYIMENGRIVMEGAASELATNEDVKEFYLGLAGEGRKSFRDVKHYRRRKRWLS encoded by the coding sequence ATGACTAATGCAGCCACCGCAAACGCCGCCAGCGCGGCGCCCTACCTCAGCATCAACAACGTCGAGGTGATCTACGATCACGTCATTCTCGTGCTCAAGGGCGTGTCCCTGCAGGTCGAGAAGGGCAGCATCGTGGCCCTGCTCGGAGCCAACGGCGCGGGCAAGTCGACCACGCTGAAGTCCATCTCGAACCTGCTCGGTGCAGAGCGCGGCGATGTCACCAAGGGCAGCATCGAGTTCAAGGGCCAGCGTGTCGACCAGATGACACCGAACGATCTGGTCAAGCGTGGCGTGATTCAGGTGATGGAGGGCCGTCACTGTTTCGGCCACCTGACCATCGAGGAGAACCTGCTGACCGGTGCCTACACCCGCAGCATTTCGCGTGCAGAGCTCAAGGACAGCCTGGAGAAGGTCTATCACTACTTCCCGCGGCTCAAGACCCGACGCTCGTCGCAGGCCGGTTACACCTCGGGCGGCGAACAGCAGATGTGTGCAATCGGTCGTGCTCTGATGGCCAAGCCCGAAATGATTCTGCTCGATGAGCCGTCAATGGGCCTGGCACCGCAGATCGTCGAAGAGATCTTCGAGATCGTGAAGGACCTCAACAGCAAGGAGCAGGTCAGCTTCCTGCTCGCCGAGCAGAACACCATGGTCGCGCTGCGTTATGCCGACTTCGGCTACATCATGGAGAACGGCCGCATCGTGATGGAAGGCGCTGCCAGCGAGCTCGCCACCAACGAGGACGTGAAGGAGTTCTATCTTGGCCTCGCGGGCGAGGGACGCAAGAGCTTCCGTGACGTCAAACACTATCGTCGTCGCAAGCGCTGGCTCAGCTGA